In the Lysinibacillus sp. PLM2 genome, one interval contains:
- the ytxK gene encoding hypothetical protein produces MEKFEQIFSVINERAEKYEQNENITFLDGVLQALEEILDEKDSWVGKDAKKEEIRKAIQIAILKGMRKSSQPNHQMTPDTLGLLVGYFVEQFFEEHLKNKAISVLDPALGTGNLLLTVMNLLDGKVSATGIEVDELLIRLAADSAELTEQPVMLYHQDALQKMLVDPVDAVVCDLPVGYYPNEEVALNYELCAHEGMSFAHHLFIEQSLNHTKEGGYLFFLIPANLFESEQANDLHKFLKKHAWIQAVIQLPENLFASKAHEKSILILQKQSKTLRAPREVLLAKVPNMSNKDALSMFFEKVQMWKENK; encoded by the coding sequence ATGGAAAAATTTGAACAAATATTTTCGGTTATTAATGAAAGAGCAGAAAAATATGAGCAAAATGAAAATATAACTTTCTTAGATGGGGTCTTGCAAGCATTAGAGGAAATACTTGATGAAAAAGATTCTTGGGTAGGCAAAGATGCTAAAAAAGAAGAAATTCGTAAAGCGATTCAAATTGCAATCTTAAAAGGCATGCGTAAAAGCTCACAGCCAAATCATCAAATGACACCAGACACATTAGGTCTACTCGTTGGGTATTTTGTAGAGCAATTTTTTGAAGAGCATTTAAAAAATAAAGCGATATCTGTATTAGATCCAGCTTTAGGAACAGGTAACCTATTACTAACTGTCATGAATTTACTTGATGGAAAGGTATCAGCGACAGGGATTGAGGTAGATGAATTACTAATTCGACTAGCTGCTGATTCTGCCGAATTAACAGAACAACCTGTAATGCTTTATCACCAAGATGCACTACAAAAAATGCTAGTCGATCCTGTAGATGCAGTTGTCTGTGATTTGCCGGTTGGATACTATCCTAATGAGGAAGTAGCGTTAAATTATGAGCTATGTGCTCATGAAGGAATGAGCTTCGCGCATCATTTATTTATTGAACAATCATTGAATCATACAAAAGAAGGTGGCTATTTATTTTTCTTAATACCTGCCAATTTATTTGAAAGTGAGCAAGCAAATGACTTACATAAGTTTTTGAAAAAACATGCGTGGATTCAAGCTGTAATCCAGCTACCAGAAAACTTATTTGCTTCGAAGGCACATGAAAAGAGCATACTCATTTTACAAAAACAAAGTAAAACATTGCGTGCACCACGTGAAGTATTGTTAGCTAAAGTACCAAACATGTCTAACAAGGATGCTTTATCAATGTTCTTTGAAAAGGTACAAATGTGGAAGGAAAATAAATAG
- the tpx gene encoding putative thiol peroxidase translates to MVQVTFKNNPVTLIGNEVKVGDKAPDFKVLANDLSEVTLKDSEGKVRLIAAVPSLDTGVCDAEARRFNEEVAAIGGDVAFYTVSVDLPFAQKRWCAAAGIEGVHTVSDHRDLSFGEAYGVHMKELRLLARAVFVIDREGTVTYVEYVPEGTSHPNYEAAIEAVKAELAK, encoded by the coding sequence ATGGTTCAAGTAACATTTAAAAACAATCCTGTAACATTAATTGGAAACGAAGTAAAAGTTGGTGACAAAGCTCCTGACTTTAAAGTATTAGCAAATGATTTATCAGAAGTAACTTTAAAAGATTCTGAAGGTAAAGTTCGATTAATAGCAGCAGTTCCATCATTAGATACAGGTGTATGTGATGCTGAAGCAAGACGTTTTAATGAAGAGGTAGCAGCAATTGGTGGAGACGTAGCATTTTATACTGTCTCTGTAGATTTACCATTCGCTCAAAAACGTTGGTGTGCTGCCGCTGGAATTGAAGGTGTTCATACTGTTTCAGATCACCGTGATCTTTCCTTTGGAGAAGCATATGGTGTTCATATGAAAGAATTACGCTTACTTGCACGTGCAGTATTTGTAATTGATCGTGAAGGTACTGTAACATATGTGGAGTATGTTCCAGAGGGTACAAGTCATCCTAACTATGAGGCTGCCATTGAAGCTGTTAAGGCAGAGTTAGCGAAATAA
- a CDS encoding peptidase, which produces MNTKRWIALSIAAALFIFSIGINAVIGFLKSDIVSNVTKGTDVSLQENVIEGGNFTKRIALLTVDGVIQDVGPSTPWTTLEYDHQMFLSQLENIKNDPSVAAVVLSVNSPGGGAIESAEIHEKIVELKEERNIPIYVSMGSMAASGGYYISAPADKIFAHRETITGSIGVIMSSYNFSQLAENLGIEFETIKSGEHKDMFGGTRATTEEEKAMLQEMINDSYEVFVDVVEQGRGMSEAEVKAVADGRIVGGSQAIEAGLVDELGGLEDAIASLRTDYGLEDAQLFEYQSDLGGFGSLLGMNISSIFGPSAETQMITKLMSSSNSPRLMYLYGEF; this is translated from the coding sequence ATGAATACAAAAAGATGGATTGCTTTATCGATAGCTGCGGCACTATTTATTTTTTCAATCGGAATTAATGCTGTTATAGGTTTTTTAAAATCAGATATCGTGTCAAACGTAACAAAAGGAACGGACGTAAGTTTACAAGAGAATGTTATAGAAGGTGGAAATTTTACTAAACGGATTGCATTACTTACCGTTGATGGTGTCATTCAAGATGTTGGTCCCAGTACTCCATGGACAACATTAGAATACGATCATCAAATGTTTTTATCACAGCTTGAAAACATAAAAAATGATCCGTCGGTTGCAGCAGTTGTATTATCAGTAAATTCACCGGGTGGTGGAGCAATTGAATCAGCAGAGATTCATGAGAAAATAGTTGAATTAAAAGAGGAACGAAATATTCCTATCTATGTTTCCATGGGCTCTATGGCTGCTTCAGGAGGATATTATATTTCTGCACCGGCAGATAAAATTTTTGCTCATCGAGAAACGATTACTGGTTCTATTGGTGTCATTATGTCTAGCTATAATTTTTCACAGCTAGCTGAAAACCTAGGTATTGAATTTGAAACGATCAAATCTGGTGAGCATAAAGATATGTTTGGTGGAACTCGTGCAACAACCGAAGAAGAGAAAGCAATGTTACAGGAAATGATCAATGATTCATATGAAGTATTTGTAGACGTAGTTGAACAAGGACGAGGAATGTCTGAAGCGGAAGTAAAAGCAGTAGCAGATGGACGAATTGTGGGAGGTTCACAGGCGATTGAAGCAGGATTAGTAGATGAATTAGGTGGACTAGAGGATGCGATTGCAAGCTTGCGTACAGATTATGGATTAGAAGATGCACAATTATTTGAATATCAATCAGATTTAGGCGGCTTTGGTTCATTGTTAGGCATGAATATTAGCTCAATTTTTGGGCCTTCTGCAGAAACACAAATGATCACGAAGTTAATGAGTTCATCGAATTCTCCAAGACTGATGTATTTATATGGCGAGTTTTAG
- the acsA_1 gene encoding acyl--CoA ligase: protein MKREELLAPENYNIVDEIERFATNEEKVALLIHHENGETKRITYSHLIKNANKVANTFKKFGLTKGDVILVMVPRSAEAYITYIGALKAGLTIIPSSEMLRAKDIDYRIEHSKAKAIVAFENELSQFDDVKQLDGLKQFVFGKSQGSWVSLQEEIAEASDEFNENITKDSDIAFLSYTSGTTGNPKGVVHSHGWGYAHLRTTAAQWLGVQENDVVWATAAPGWQKWIWSPFLAVLGSGATAFVHIGRFDPEDYLKMLQDNKINVLCCTPTEYRLMAKVDGLEKYDLSNLRSAVSAGEPLNSEVINKFLNVFNLQVRDGYGQTENTLLVGTLLGMQPKPGSMGKPTPGNIVEVINENGEPTEPGEVGDIAVHSSTPALFKGYLKDPERTQKQYRGEWFLTGDRAYKDEDGYFWFEGRGDDIIISSGYTIGPFEVEDALVKHSAVKECAVVASPDEIRGNIVKAFVVLRDPELKTSPTIVKELQDHVKSITAPYKYPRAIEFIDELPKTSSGKIRRIELRQKELNKTVSN from the coding sequence ATGAAAAGAGAAGAATTATTAGCTCCTGAGAATTACAATATAGTTGATGAGATTGAGCGATTTGCAACAAATGAAGAAAAAGTAGCATTATTAATTCACCATGAAAATGGAGAAACGAAAAGGATTACTTATTCGCATTTAATTAAAAATGCAAATAAAGTAGCGAATACATTTAAAAAGTTCGGTCTTACAAAAGGTGATGTTATCCTTGTAATGGTACCGCGTTCAGCTGAAGCGTATATTACATACATCGGTGCACTAAAGGCTGGGCTTACAATAATTCCAAGCTCTGAAATGCTAAGAGCAAAGGATATTGATTATCGTATTGAACATTCTAAAGCAAAAGCAATCGTTGCCTTTGAAAATGAACTATCTCAATTTGATGATGTGAAGCAGTTAGATGGGTTAAAGCAATTTGTATTCGGAAAATCTCAAGGTAGTTGGGTTTCTCTCCAAGAAGAGATTGCAGAAGCTTCAGATGAATTTAATGAAAATATTACAAAGGATTCAGATATTGCTTTCTTATCCTATACAAGTGGTACTACAGGTAATCCAAAAGGTGTTGTACATTCACATGGCTGGGGTTATGCACATTTACGTACAACGGCAGCTCAATGGTTAGGTGTACAAGAAAATGATGTCGTTTGGGCAACTGCAGCACCAGGGTGGCAAAAATGGATTTGGAGTCCATTCTTAGCGGTGCTAGGTAGTGGAGCGACAGCATTTGTTCATATCGGACGCTTTGATCCTGAAGATTATTTAAAAATGTTACAAGATAATAAAATCAATGTTCTATGCTGTACACCAACTGAGTATCGTTTGATGGCAAAGGTTGATGGGTTAGAAAAATATGATTTATCAAATCTTCGTAGCGCTGTTTCAGCAGGAGAGCCATTAAATAGTGAAGTTATAAATAAGTTTTTAAATGTTTTTAACCTTCAAGTTCGTGATGGTTATGGACAAACTGAAAATACACTTTTAGTAGGTACATTATTAGGAATGCAACCGAAACCAGGTTCAATGGGTAAACCAACACCAGGTAACATTGTAGAAGTGATTAATGAGAATGGAGAACCAACAGAGCCAGGTGAAGTTGGAGATATCGCTGTCCATTCATCTACTCCTGCATTGTTCAAAGGTTATTTAAAAGATCCAGAAAGAACTCAAAAACAATACCGTGGAGAATGGTTCCTAACAGGTGATCGTGCATATAAAGATGAAGATGGCTATTTCTGGTTTGAAGGCCGTGGTGATGATATTATCATATCTTCTGGTTATACAATCGGGCCATTTGAGGTAGAAGATGCACTTGTGAAACACTCAGCTGTAAAAGAATGCGCGGTTGTAGCTAGTCCTGATGAGATAAGAGGCAACATCGTTAAGGCATTTGTGGTATTACGTGATCCTGAGTTAAAGACAAGCCCAACGATTGTTAAAGAGCTTCAAGATCATGTGAAATCAATTACTGCCCCATATAAATATCCAAGAGCGATTGAATTTATCGACGAGTTACCGAAAACCTCTTCAGGAAAAATTCGCAGAATTGAATTACGCCAAAAAGAACTAAATAAAACTGTTTCAAATTAA
- the sasP gene encoding small acid-soluble spore protein, protein MASNNSGGNRNKLLVPGANQALDQMKFEIAQEFGVQLGPDASSRANGSVGGEITKRLVQMAESQLRGTQGQ, encoded by the coding sequence ATGGCTTCAAACAACAGCGGTGGTAACAGAAATAAACTTTTAGTGCCTGGTGCAAACCAAGCATTAGACCAAATGAAATTTGAAATCGCACAAGAGTTTGGTGTTCAACTCGGACCAGATGCGTCTTCTCGTGCTAACGGATCAGTTGGAGGAGAAATCACTAAACGTTTAGTGCAAATGGCTGAATCACAATTACGTGGTACTCAAGGTCAATAA
- the thiI gene encoding putative tRNA sulfurtransferase, giving the protein MEWKEILIRYGELSTKGRNKKEFINRLRDNIRYTFTEIAPLKMRTERDRMHIEIENDQQMSILMERLPKVFGIQSFSPVAVCDKTLDAMKKLAIEIMDDFKEQKVTFKVEVRRSDKSFPLESHEIQREIGGTVLSHYNNLTVQVKKPEVELRIEVRNDAIYMMAQVIPGAGGMPIGSNGKSLLMLSGGIDSPVAGYMMMKRGVRLEAIHFFSPPYTSQNSLEKVKDLAYELSKFGYKIRLHVIPFTEIQVLIKERVPANTTMTTTRRMMMRIADKVREEIGALGIVTGESLGQVASQTLESLTAINDVTTTPIIRPLIGYDKLDIIDIAEKIGTYETSIQPYEDCCTIFTPANPKTKPKVDKVNYYESFTEFDDLIERAVRNRELYIFPMKNQKADKFEGLL; this is encoded by the coding sequence ATGGAATGGAAAGAAATATTAATTAGATACGGCGAACTATCCACGAAAGGCAGAAATAAGAAAGAATTTATTAATCGTCTTCGCGATAATATTCGCTATACTTTTACTGAAATAGCTCCACTAAAAATGCGAACTGAACGAGATCGTATGCATATTGAAATAGAAAACGATCAACAAATGAGTATATTAATGGAAAGATTACCTAAAGTATTTGGTATCCAATCATTTAGCCCAGTAGCAGTATGTGACAAAACATTAGATGCTATGAAAAAACTGGCGATAGAAATAATGGATGATTTTAAGGAACAAAAAGTTACATTTAAAGTTGAAGTACGTCGTTCGGATAAATCATTTCCTTTAGAATCACACGAGATTCAACGTGAAATTGGTGGAACTGTTTTAAGCCATTACAATAATTTGACTGTACAAGTAAAGAAACCAGAAGTAGAACTACGAATTGAAGTTCGAAATGATGCAATTTATATGATGGCCCAAGTTATTCCGGGTGCAGGTGGAATGCCGATCGGTTCAAATGGAAAATCATTATTAATGCTTTCTGGAGGAATTGATAGTCCAGTTGCTGGTTATATGATGATGAAAAGGGGAGTACGATTAGAAGCGATTCATTTCTTCAGTCCACCCTATACAAGTCAAAATTCATTGGAAAAAGTAAAAGATCTTGCTTATGAATTATCAAAGTTTGGCTATAAAATTCGATTGCATGTTATACCATTTACAGAAATTCAAGTTTTAATTAAAGAACGAGTTCCTGCAAATACAACGATGACAACTACAAGACGAATGATGATGCGTATTGCGGATAAAGTTCGTGAAGAAATTGGTGCTTTAGGAATTGTAACAGGTGAAAGCTTAGGTCAAGTGGCAAGTCAAACATTAGAAAGTTTAACTGCGATTAATGATGTTACAACAACACCAATTATTCGTCCTTTAATTGGATATGACAAGCTTGATATTATCGATATTGCTGAAAAAATCGGTACTTATGAAACGTCAATTCAACCATATGAGGATTGCTGTACTATCTTTACACCAGCAAACCCTAAAACAAAACCAAAAGTAGATAAAGTAAATTATTACGAAAGCTTCACAGAGTTTGACGATTTAATTGAAAGAGCTGTTCGAAATAGAGAATTATATATATTCCCTATGAAGAATCAAAAAGCAGACAAGTTTGAAGGTCTACTCTAA
- a CDS encoding aminotransferase V translates to MIYFDNSATTKPYKEVLDTFIQVNEHFYANPASIHEAGVEANDLLDRARSQVAQILKTDDYSVLFTGGGTESNNFAIFGVTKANTHKGKHLITTEIEHASVLESFKALEKEGFEVDYLQVDENGVISLEELKRKIRKDTVFVSIMHVNNEVGSIQPIQEIGRIVHENSRATFHVDAVQSFGKLPIFFNGEAGPDIISISGHKIHGLKGSGVIAFRQKINIQPYLLGGGQEFGLRSGTVAVPQAVALSKAARIAVEKIEETQAKYKKWHQDLIQFLCKFGQEIKMLSTELGAGHILSFSVKDLKGEILINALQQRGIIVSTSSACSSKQKKTSHVVTALNVEKQYKDGVIRLSFGAFNTETEINQFKVEFAKVMKELKGVNL, encoded by the coding sequence ATGATATATTTTGATAACAGTGCGACAACAAAACCTTATAAAGAGGTTTTAGATACATTTATCCAAGTAAATGAACATTTTTATGCAAATCCCGCGTCCATTCACGAAGCAGGGGTCGAAGCTAATGATTTATTAGATCGTGCAAGAAGCCAAGTGGCACAAATTCTTAAAACAGACGATTATAGTGTTCTGTTTACTGGTGGTGGAACTGAGTCGAATAATTTTGCGATATTTGGTGTTACGAAAGCGAATACTCATAAAGGAAAGCATCTTATTACAACGGAAATAGAGCATGCATCTGTTTTAGAATCTTTTAAGGCATTAGAAAAAGAAGGTTTTGAAGTAGATTACTTACAAGTGGATGAAAATGGTGTGATTTCACTAGAGGAATTAAAAAGAAAAATTAGAAAAGATACAGTTTTTGTGAGCATCATGCACGTAAATAATGAAGTTGGGAGCATTCAACCGATTCAAGAGATAGGTCGAATTGTACATGAAAATAGCCGTGCAACATTTCATGTAGATGCAGTACAAAGCTTTGGGAAATTACCAATCTTTTTCAATGGTGAAGCTGGGCCTGATATAATATCCATTTCTGGACATAAAATTCATGGTTTAAAAGGGTCTGGTGTTATTGCTTTTCGCCAAAAAATAAATATCCAACCCTACCTTCTTGGTGGCGGACAAGAATTTGGTCTAAGAAGTGGTACAGTTGCTGTGCCTCAAGCGGTTGCACTATCAAAAGCAGCTCGTATAGCGGTAGAGAAAATAGAAGAAACGCAAGCAAAGTATAAAAAATGGCATCAAGATTTAATTCAATTTTTATGTAAATTCGGTCAGGAAATTAAAATGTTATCAACCGAATTAGGTGCGGGACATATTTTATCTTTTAGTGTCAAGGATTTAAAGGGAGAAATACTAATAAACGCTTTGCAGCAACGTGGAATTATCGTCTCAACATCTAGCGCATGTTCTTCAAAACAAAAGAAAACAAGTCATGTTGTTACAGCTTTGAATGTTGAAAAACAATATAAAGATGGCGTAATTCGATTGAGCTTCGGAGCTTTCAATACAGAAACCGAAATTAATCAGTTTAAAGTTGAATTTGCGAAAGTAATGAAGGAACTAAAAGGAGTTAACTTATAA
- the ezrA gene encoding septation ring formation regulator EzrA, translating to MKYIITIVIVLIALLVAGILMRRKHNVIIQRLEQEKLQIQHYPIFEELTKIKTLNMNGETEKLFEAWRDQWTEVIDVHVLKIDSMLFDAEDYIDRFNFKKASQIEKDIEEYIVKCDKIKSQIITELEDLIGSEEKSRIEMEQLKEYYRSARKTLLAHQHSFGQALPMLEKILEEVPESFERYDNLTNEGNYLQAREIVLSLNTQAQQLDYYINEIPSLITEIHTKIPNAIQDLKNGQKEMEDQSYYLRHLELTEALENLEKELEQLNKEVINLNIANVTNRVQEINDEIDQYYDMLELEVIAKNFVDKNCGNMYTTINEVLRVTKEVSDEAAYVQNSYQISEEEAEIPKIGLKQLEMIQKRYELLATRVKEEQSAYSSLQQELIEISEEIDKIKAQQEEFSDRLKNLRINEIKAREQLNSLKKLLQNTDRLLQKANIPGVPAEMEARIEEAEEQIFIVIQCLQEIPLNMNLVHVNLQNAQKSIQEVHERAKEMIENVLLIERIIQYGNRYRASNPTVNQQLLEAEEAFHQFRYIKALEDAVNAVELAEPGAIKRIEELVQEELYSKS from the coding sequence ATGAAGTATATCATCACTATTGTCATCGTACTAATAGCATTATTGGTTGCAGGAATTCTCATGAGACGTAAACATAATGTGATTATACAGCGATTAGAACAAGAAAAACTACAAATTCAACATTATCCAATCTTTGAAGAGCTCACAAAGATAAAGACGTTAAACATGAATGGTGAGACTGAAAAATTGTTTGAAGCTTGGCGGGATCAATGGACAGAGGTCATTGATGTTCATGTGTTGAAAATTGATTCGATGTTATTTGATGCAGAAGATTATATTGATCGCTTCAATTTTAAAAAAGCTTCACAGATTGAGAAAGATATTGAAGAATATATTGTTAAATGCGACAAAATTAAAAGTCAAATCATTACTGAGCTAGAGGATTTAATCGGTAGTGAAGAAAAAAGCAGAATAGAAATGGAACAGCTAAAAGAATATTATCGCTCTGCACGTAAAACATTGTTAGCTCACCAACATTCATTTGGACAAGCATTACCGATGCTTGAAAAAATCCTTGAAGAAGTACCTGAAAGCTTTGAACGATATGATAATTTAACAAATGAAGGAAATTACCTTCAGGCAAGAGAGATTGTTCTTTCCTTAAATACACAAGCGCAACAACTTGACTATTATATTAATGAAATACCTAGTCTTATTACGGAAATACATACAAAAATTCCAAATGCTATACAAGATTTAAAAAATGGTCAAAAAGAGATGGAAGACCAATCATATTATCTACGCCATCTTGAATTAACAGAAGCGCTTGAAAACCTTGAAAAAGAATTAGAACAATTGAATAAAGAAGTTATCAATTTAAATATCGCAAATGTCACGAATCGTGTTCAAGAAATTAATGATGAAATCGATCAATACTACGATATGCTTGAACTTGAAGTAATTGCGAAAAACTTTGTTGATAAAAATTGTGGAAATATGTATACAACGATTAATGAAGTACTCCGTGTAACAAAAGAAGTAAGTGATGAAGCAGCTTATGTTCAAAATTCATATCAAATTTCAGAAGAAGAAGCTGAAATCCCAAAAATTGGCTTGAAACAGCTTGAAATGATTCAAAAAAGGTACGAATTGCTTGCAACGCGTGTAAAAGAGGAACAGTCTGCTTATTCGAGTTTACAGCAAGAGTTAATTGAAATTAGTGAAGAAATTGATAAAATAAAAGCACAGCAAGAAGAGTTTTCTGATCGTCTAAAGAATTTAAGAATAAATGAAATAAAAGCACGAGAGCAATTGAATTCATTGAAAAAACTTTTGCAAAATACAGATCGACTTTTGCAAAAGGCAAATATTCCTGGTGTTCCTGCTGAAATGGAAGCAAGGATTGAAGAGGCAGAGGAACAAATTTTCATAGTAATACAATGTCTTCAGGAAATTCCTCTTAACATGAACTTAGTGCACGTCAACTTACAAAATGCACAAAAAAGTATTCAAGAAGTTCATGAACGTGCAAAAGAAATGATTGAAAATGTATTATTAATTGAACGTATTATTCAATATGGTAATCGTTATCGTGCTTCAAATCCTACAGTAAATCAACAACTACTTGAAGCAGAAGAAGCGTTCCATCAATTCCGTTACATAAAAGCGTTGGAAGACGCCGTGAATGCTGTCGAACTAGCAGAACCTGGAGCGATAAAACGAATTGAAGAACTTGTTCAAGAGGAATTATATTCAAAATCATAA
- the hisK gene encoding histidinol-phosphatase, whose product MKRDGHIHSPFCPHGTEDPFEQYIEKAIESGFTQITFTEHAPLPTNFQDPTPDKDSGMNPKHLKPYIEKLTELKKIYSNDISIHIGLEIDYIVGYETETRAFLDIVGPLLDDAILSVHFLKWNDEYCCIDFSKEVFLEFASKVGSVEKVYNLYYETIKKSIDANLGRYKPRRIGHPTLVHKFQLAHKEKIQDDQQIRDILTYMKEKGYELDVNSAGLSKELCKEPYPSFEMIQFAQNIELDMVFGSDAHSVKDLHQHYDKIYTK is encoded by the coding sequence ATGAAAAGAGATGGACATATTCATTCACCCTTTTGCCCACATGGTACAGAGGATCCTTTCGAGCAGTATATTGAAAAAGCGATTGAATCAGGATTTACACAAATCACGTTTACAGAGCACGCTCCACTCCCAACAAATTTTCAAGACCCAACACCTGATAAAGACAGTGGAATGAATCCTAAGCATTTAAAACCATATATTGAAAAATTAACAGAACTGAAAAAAATCTATTCTAATGATATTAGCATTCATATTGGGTTAGAAATTGATTATATTGTTGGTTATGAAACTGAGACAAGAGCCTTTTTAGATATCGTCGGTCCATTATTAGATGATGCTATACTTTCTGTACATTTCTTAAAATGGAATGACGAATATTGCTGTATCGATTTCTCTAAAGAAGTCTTCTTAGAGTTCGCATCGAAGGTTGGTAGTGTAGAAAAAGTTTATAATCTATATTACGAAACAATAAAAAAATCAATTGACGCTAACTTAGGACGATATAAACCAAGAAGAATTGGACATCCAACACTTGTTCATAAATTCCAACTCGCACACAAGGAAAAAATCCAGGATGACCAGCAAATTAGGGATATTTTAACTTATATGAAAGAAAAGGGTTATGAATTGGATGTAAATAGCGCCGGTTTAAGTAAAGAATTATGCAAAGAACCATATCCATCATTTGAGATGATACAATTTGCTCAAAATATCGAATTAGATATGGTATTTGGTTCTGATGCTCATTCAGTAAAAGATCTTCATCAGCATTATGATAAAATATATACTAAATAA